Part of the Novipirellula artificiosorum genome, TCCTCACACCCATCAAATTTTTCGATTGCCCAAACCATTCGGTACAGAGCGTTTTGATCAAGGAAACGGTTCTCGGATGGCGCGTCCACTGCCGAAATGCTCTAGGGTAGGCAGCTGGAAATTGGCGGCGTTCGCCCACTGCTGCTGGTGATTGACCGACAATACCGCTACGATTTGAAGCTCCCGATCCCTACTCTTCTCTTCTCTTCTCTTCTTTTCAGCGAGATACCCGATGCAAGCCAAAGACGCGATTCGTTCCGCGATGAATTTGAGCAACCTTGTCTACAAGAGCTACCTCAGTGATTTCGAAGATGCGGAGTTGATGTGTCGCCCTGGTCCGGGCTGCAATCATATGGCTTGGCAAACGGGCCATCTGATTGCTTCCGAGGTTTCCCTGCTGTCAACCGTTTTCCCGAAGGATGCGGTTGAGCTACCCCAAGGTTTTGCCGAAGCCCACAGCAAAGAAACCGCCGAGTCCGACGATCCAGCCGCGTTCTTAACGAAACAGGAATACATGTCGTTAATGGAAACGGTTCGCGAACAAACACTTGCGGTATTGGACCGTGCAACCGACGAAGAGTTATCGGCCGCTTCGCCCGAAGCGTTTCGCACGTGGTGCCCGACCGTTGGTGACATGTTTGTCCTGATCGGATCCCACCCCCTGATGCATGCTGGTCAAATCGTCCCAATACGCCGCCAGCTTGGAAAGCCAGTCCTGTTCTAAGATACTCATGATTGAAAATGATGCGGTCATCCTCGGGATGTTGATGGGGATCTTGGGGTTCGTGTTTTGGACGAGCCACCATGAGTCTCGGTTTTGGAGATCGTTCTACTCGGTCTTTCCGATGCTGCTATTGTGCTACTTCTTGCCATCACTCTTAACGCTCTCTGGCATCGTCGACCCGGCAAACTCCCAACTCTACTTTGTCGCCACTCGATTTCTGTTGCCCGCCAGTTTGGTGCTGTTGACGCTCAGTATCGATTTACGTGAAATCGTAAAGCTTGGTCCCAAGGCGATTGTCATGTTTCTGACCGGTACGATCGGAGTCGTCTTGGGAGGGCCAATGGCCATTCTGATCGTCGGAACGTTTGCACCAGAGTGGGTGGGAGGCAGCGATGCTTCGGCGGTTTGGCGAGGTCTTTCGACCGTTGCCGGCAGCTGGATCGGAGGGGGTGCGAATCAAGTTGCGATGAAGGAGATCTTCAAGCCTTCCGATGAATTGTTTAGCGTGATGGTGGCGGTGGATGTGATCGTCGCCGAAGTTTGGATGGCCTTCTTGTTGCTCGGAATCGGCAAATCAAAGTGGATCGACCGGATGCTGAAAGCCGATGCATCGGCGGTCGATCGTTTGACCGAGAAGATGGAAGCATTTTCGCGTTCGACCCTGCGGGTGACGACGACTGTTGACCTGTTCCGGATCCTCGCGTTCGCCTTCGGAGTGACGGCGATCAGCCATCTGCTCGCCGATTCGATCGCCGGATGGGTCACAGCCAACGCACCGACGCTGGACCGTTTCAGCTTGGACTCCAGCTTCTTTTGGTTGATCCTTTTGGCAACGACCGGCGGCGTGCTTTTGTCATTCACGCGGGTGCGGAACCTCGAAGGCGCCGGAGCCTCCCGAATCGGATCGGTGTTTATCTATTTCCTGGTGGCGACGATTGGATTGCAAATGGATATCGCTGCCATCTTCACAAGGCCAGAACTATTTGCCGTCGGCGCGGTATGGATGCTGCTTCACGTCGGTTTGCTGTTTGTCGTTGCATGGTGGATTCGCGCACCTTACTTCTTCTTGGCGGTTGGCAGCAAAGCGAACATTGGCGGTGCGGCGAGTGCACCGGTTGTTGCGGCCGCTTTCCATCCGTCACTCGCGCCGGTGGGTGTCTTGTTGGCAGTCGTTGGATATGCCTTGGGCACCTATGCGGCGTACTTGTGCGCGCTCATGATGCAAGTGGCTGCACCCTCATGATCGGTGTCATTGGGCGATCACGATAAAACCACCCACTTTCCCAAACCGACGGTTGACGATCGCGGAACCATCGGTGGCAACACGAAGCAGCTCCCTCACCTGCCAACCGGTTGCCCGCAGATCAGCCGCCAGTTCCTTTCGACTGAAGCGGTGCATGAACATCTTGTCGAGACCACGATAGGCGTAGACGCTGTCTCCAAACTCATGGTCTGAGTTGAACCATAATCGTGCTCGGCTTGCGACCATCGCTCGGATTCCCCCGGGTTCATACAGCGCCGCCCAGCGGTTGTGGACATGCAGCACGAACTTTCCGCCCGGGCGGACAATGCGTCGGAGACTGCGGAGCATTTCACGGCGGTTTGATCCTCCTTGAATCATCCCCAGCGTGCTGAACATACAAACCGCATGATCAATGGATTGATCAGCGAAACCGTCGATTTGGACCAGGTTGGCCCGCACCGGATGGATTCGGTCGATCAGGCTCTGCTGCTGAGCCTTGGTGACAAGGATTTCCAGCATGCGGTGGCTAAGATCGACACCGATGACGGTGTAGCCACGTGCGGCCAAGGGGAGCGCCGTCCGGCCGCTGCCGCATCCGAGATCGATAATCGACGCATTCTGACCCGATTTCCGAGTCGGAAATTCGGCTGCGACGATTTGTTGATCCAGCCGGCAGAGGGGAGTATCTGCCACAAACGCGTCGTAATGGTCGGCGATCGTCCGCTCATTGACGTAATCCCACGTTCCAGAGGAAACACCGACCGGTCGACGCCATTCAGGCGGCGAAGCTGACTTCGGGGGCTGGTTCAATTGGGGCCTGCGTTTCTATAATCCGCGAATTGAATCGCAACAAGGGTTGGGTTCTTTGATCAGTCAGTTTTATTCGGACGCCGGATCTGCGACATGGCCGGCCTACAATCACCGTGAGGAGAAAGAGGAACAATGGCTATACGAGTTGCAATTAATGGTTTCGGTCGAATCGGACGTATGGTTTTTCGATCGTCGGTCCTTCGTGACGACATCGAGGTGGTAGCAATCAACGACTTGTTGGACGTCGATTACCAAGCTTACATGCTGAAGTACGACAGCGTCCACGGCCGCTTCAAGGGCGACGTCTCGACGAAGGGCGGAAACTTGGTCGTCAATGGCAAAGAAATCCGCATCACAGCAGAGACCGACCCTGCTAAGTTGGCATGGGGCGACGTCGGAGCCGACATCGTTGTCGAATCGACCGGCTTCTTCCTGACACAGGACTCGGCCAAAGGTCACCTTGATGCAGGTGCTAAGAAAGTCGTGATGTCTGCGCCTCCGAAAGATGACACTCCGATGTTCGTGATGGGCGTCAACTGCGAAAGCTATGCTGGACAAAAGTTCGTCTCCAACGCGTCCTGCACGACCAACTGTCTTGCCCCCCTCGCGAAAGTGCTCAACGACAACTTTGGCATCAAGCGTGGTTTGATGACCACGGTGCACGCGGCCACCGCGACACAGAAGACCGTCGACGGACCTTCGAAAAAGGATTGGCGTGGCGGACGCGGTATCCTGGAGAACATTATTCCCTCGAGCACCGGCGCAGCGAAGGCCGTCGGCAAGGTCATTCCTGAACTCAACGGCAAGCTGACCGGGATGGCTTTCCGCGTACCGACTTCGGACGTTTCCGTGGTCGACTTGACCGCAGAATTGGAAAAAGAAGCGAGCTATGAAGACATTTGTAAAGCGATGAAGGCCGCTTCGGAAGGCAAGATGAAGGGCATTCTTGGCTACACCGACGAGAGCGTCGTTTCGACCGACTTCCGTGGCGAGTCTCGTACGTCGGTGTTCGATTCGAACGCGGGAATTCAGCTTGACAAAACGTTTGTCAAAGTGGTTTCTTGGTACGACAACGAATGGGGTTACTCTTGCAAAGTGCTCGATCTTGTCGCCAAAATTGCGGACTAGAACGAGTGATCAGATGTATCACATCAAAGGCTCGGCGGGAACGTCGAGCCTTTTTGGTTTGGTAGCCGCAGCATACGATGGACGAAAGGCAGTAACCAGACTCTTGACCAGCTCAAGCCCAGCAGCAACGCCGTCGTTCGATCGGTTTGGTTGTCGCTCCCCGACCAAGCCACAACGTGGGGCTTGGCACCACATTTCAGAACCAAAGCGAATGAAGTCCTATGGTAAACCTATTTGATTCGATTGATTGGGCCGATATCTTTCGGGTAGAACCCGGAATCGGTTTGGCCATCATTTCAAAAGAGGGAAACATCCTTTATTCCAACGGCGCGATTCTGGCACTCTTTGGGGTTCCCAGTCGTGACCCACAAACTCAATCAGCGCCACGGAATTTGGGCGACATCTTCCACCCCGATTTCGCCCGCGAGCGGATGGAATGGATCAAACAAGTCTTGGAAGAAGGCCGACCGCTTCGAGCAAGGCATATCTATCAAGGCCAACAAATTGTCTCGACCATCTACCCGGTTGGCGAATCGATGGTTCAGAAGTTCCGGGGCACCGTAGAGCAGCCACAAGCCGCTGGCGACGAACCGGCCACGGAAGTCGATTCGGAACATCCCCCAGAAGGGACCGCCGCGGTGCATTACGCTTTGTTTATCTCCAGACGCGATGGACAAGAAGACTCCAGCGAAATTAACACGGTGTCGAGCCAGTACATTGACCTCGGCTGCTTGTCCTCACTGAGCAAGCGAGAGCTCGAAATTTTCATCCTGTTGGGGCATGGCAACAGCGTTCCGGAGGTTGCCAGAATGCTTCACCGCAGCCCGAGAACCGTTGAACGACACAAGACGGAAATTGGGCGAAAGCTCGGTTACTCGTCGCTTGCCGAGATCGCCAGAGCCGTCGGGCACGTAGGACTGACCTACGATCATCTTCAACTGGAACGATTGAAGGCACTGGCCGATCCCGAGTCGAACTAGTGGACCGTCAGCAGTAGATTTTACGGTAGTGGATTTCGCCAGTAATCCGTCACTCAAATGTTCTGAGGGACTTCTGGCGAAGTCCACTACGTCCCAACTCGCAGTTTTAACCTTGACGGTCCACTAGGCTGGCGAACTCTTCAAGCGATCTTTGCCCAATGAATAGCGAAGGGTCTCCGCAAGATCGTTAAAGCGAAACCGGTAGCCCGATTGCTGCAATTTGACGGGAACCACCCGAGTGCTGGCCAGCAACAAGGCGTCCGCCATTTCGCCGAGGGCGATACGAAGCCCGAATGCCGGAGCGGGAAGCAACGCCGGACGGTGCATCACGGAACCAAGCACCTTTGCGAAGTCTCGGTTCTGAACCGGTGTCGGCGAAACAAAATTAACAGGGCCGCTGAGTGAGTCCGTCTGGATGGCGTGGTAGATCCCGCCAAGAACATCGTCCATCGCGATCCAACTCCACCATTGATGACCACTGCCGAGTGATCCACCGGCTAGCTTCGCCGGCAACAACATCTTGGCTAACGCACCACCTTGGCGAGACAAGATCAGACCAAACCGGGCATGGACGACTCGAATCCCTGCATCGACCGCGGGACGGCAAGCCCGCTCCCACTGATCGGCGACGTCCGCGAGAAAGCCCTCCCCATGAGCCGAATGCTCATCAAGAACCTGATCCTGCCGGTCGCCGTAAACGCCTGTTGCCGACGCGCACACCAAAACTCGGGGTTTCTTGGGCAATCTCGCGAGCGATTCACAGAGTTGGCGAGTCTTCAACACCCGACTCTCTCGAATCTCTCGCTTCACCACATCGCTCCACCGTCGGCTGGCAATCGAGGCCCCGGCCAGGTGAACGACCGCATCAACGCCATTGAGCCGACTGGCCTGTTGATCGCTTTGCCAAGCTGCGATGCGATCCTCACTCGGCGAACTTCGCACGATCCGCTGCGTCTCGTGCCCGAACAGACTCAGCAAGCCAAGCAGTTGCGAACCGACCAGCCCATGGCTGCCCGAGATGGCAACCCGCATCGCTTCGCTTGAATAAGCACTGAACAATTCCAAGTCATCGCGAGTGATCCGATGGCGGTACGCGAACATCGATTCGATTTTCTTCAACGCGAAACCACCGCCAAACCATCGGCCAAGCTGCCCGCCGGGCAATCGATAATGGATCGAGTCGGTCAACACGGACTTCGAATCGTTCCCACCGTCGGCATCAAATTGGTGCGAATGGCTCCAGCTCGCAAACGGCCCCGATCGCTGAGTGTCATCAAACCGGTTTGGCGGGTCGTAAAGCGTGTGCTCTGCGACCCAGCGAAGCGGCACACCAAGCAATCGCATCTTGAGGACAACACGACTTCCTACGTCCAAACCCGCGCTACCCTTCTCTACCGATACCGACTCCCAAGGAGGCGTCAATCGCTGCAACGCCCCCGGCCGTTCGTGGTAGGCGAACGCCTGCTGCTTGGAAACGCCAAGCTGAGTCGACGCGCGGTAATGTTGAGAGCCAGCCATCAGCGTCGTAACCTAAACCTCCAACTCAGCGAGCCGGACATCCCCCGCCATGGACCGGAGCTTCTCCATCGCGCGGCGCTCGAGTTGACGAACCCGTTCCTTGCTGATCCCCAAACGATCTGCTAACGATTGAAGCGTATGGACCTTGCGGTGAGACCCGAGCGAGAAGCGAGCTCGGATGATCAGCTTTTCCCGACGATCCAGGTCCTCAAGCATCGCAGCCAAGCGTGACCGCAGTTCGTGCCAACGACCTTCGCTAATGGAGGAACCCCGATCTTCGTCGCTTAGGTCTAAGTTCATGTCTTGCAGTCCACCGATTACCTTCTGACGCTCTTGTTGGTTAAACACAATCGTCCGGTAAGAATTGCGGCGGACGACCTGCGTTGCATAGGTGCTGAACCGAAAGCCTCGATCATAGTCGAATTTCTCCACGGCACGCATCAGTGCCACGATACCATCACTCAGCAATTCATCAAACTGATTGTTGGCGTTAACGAATTTCTTAACGATCGAAAAGACCAACCGTAAGTTCGCCTCGACAATTCGATCCCGATGCCAGTGAGCCATGGCGATCAAACGATCCACCAGCGCCAAACGGGCTCGAGAGGGCCGACTCGGATTGAGAAGACGACGGTGAGCCGCAGCTTGGTGCAGCAGAAAATTCATTCGCTGAAACAACAGGGACTCCTGCTCGGGCGTGAGCAAAGACGCCTCGCATAGTCGCCCGAGGTGGATGGGAAGATCTGCCCCGCTGCGAGTCGCCGTACGGACCCCGACCTCTTTTTGACGCGGCGCCAATTGGAGCGGCGCCGCAAAAATTTCTCTACCAATCTCGGTCTGCGAAAACTCGCTGTTGCTGATGAAGCCAATCTCCTGTCGGAGTTGCATCTTGGTGGCTCGCTTTAAGTCTTCTTTGGAAAGCGATCCATAATCACGAGCCAGCGAGTCGGCTTCGGAACTTGCGGAAACCAATTCGTCCATCTTCATCCATGAAGGCATCCGAGCGGGCAGTGTCGACGCACTGGAATCTTCGAGCACGGACTCGTCACCCTTAGGCTCGCTAGTCAGGGAATCGAGAGTCGCAACGCGGGAGGAGAGGGAAGCTTTCGTCATCGGTATCGCTCTTCGTGTTGATGAAACGAGGGAGGCATTTAGATCAAAACAAGCATTTGAACGTTTTGGACGTCCATATCGTCCATGTCGTTCATGTCGTTATACCGCTCCCGCCTGTTAAAGGCAACCTGCATTATCGACTGCATCGCAAAAAAGTTTTCGATTGGAACCTCCGACACGTTTTCTCTAAAAACATCCGATTTTTTCGATGTTTTTCTACGTTGCTTGAGTTGGCGGGATTAGCCGCTGGACTACAATTCGGCGTCCTCAGCGAAACGATTCAAGACATTTGCAGACCTCGATCGTGGCAACATCGCTCGATTTTGAGACGCAATTCGTCTTTAAATCCGTTCATTTCGTTCACATTTTGCCTTCTCCAGACACGAAAAAAGCCCGTGGCAGCTCGACTTCCCCATTTTTCGCCGAAGCAGATCGCCAATTCGATGCAAGTCAGCGAATCGTCGGTCAAGCGATGGTGTGATCGCGGCGTCATTCCGACCGTTCGCACGATTGGCGGTCACCGTCGGATCACGCTCGATGGATTACAGCAATTTCTGAGAGAGACCGGCCAGACCTTGGTTCATCCCGAAGCGATCGGATTGCCTTCGTTGTGCCAATGTCGCCGGACCGAGATTCCAGGAGCAAAGGATCCAGAGCAGCGTTCGTTTCGTAGTGCCTTGGCCGAGGGCGATGAGCAGACGTGCCGGGCGGTGCTCCGTGCCCGAGTCGCCGGGGGTGCGTCCCGTAGTGAAGCGGCCGAGGATTTGATCGCCGACGCCATGCATGGACTTGGCGAAGCTTGGGATTGCAAAGAAATCGACATTTATCAAGAGCGGAGAGCCTGTGACATTTGCCAGCGATTGATGATGGAGATGCGCAATGAGATTGGTCCCGTGTCCGCGGACGCTCCCGTGGCCGTCGGCGGTTCCCCCGAGGACGATCACTATCAACTTCCAACTGCGATGGTCGAGCTGGCGCTGCGAGAAATTGGCTGGAACGCCATCAACCTGGGAAGCAATTTGCCACTGGATAGTTTTCGACAAGCCGCCCATGATCAGAATGCGAAGCTGGTTTGGCTGAGCGTCTCGGCACTTGAAGATCCAGCCCGGTTCATTGTGGCCGAAAACCGCTTGGCGGGCTCGCTGGGCGAACAGGTTTCGCTGTTTGTTGGAGGACGGGTGATTGACGAGTCGCTGCGTTCGAAACTTCGTTACACCGCATGCTGTGGGAGTGTGCGCGAGCTGGTCCAATTGGCAGGAATGACACAGGCTGGAATTCGCCGCTAGAATAGCGGGAATGTGCGAACAAGACCCCAGTCAAGAACCTAGCGATCAAGCACCAGCAATCGACGATGGGATTCCCACGAATGCGTCGGCCCCTGCTGCCGTCATTGCGGAGATCGTGCCCGCGGTTCAACCCACTCGGACGCAGAAACTTTATGCGAAGGCGGTGTTCTACCCAACGTTGGCTTGGAATTACACGCTTGGTCGCATCCTGGGTGTCCGCCGCTGGTGGGACTATATCGATGCGCATGTGATCGTCGGCGCCTATCCTTTCGCTGGCGACGTTCCGGGACTTGCTGCCGAAGGAGTGAAGGCGGTGGTCAATACGTGCGAAGAGTATCCGGGGCCCTTGGCTGCCTACGAAGCGTTCGGCATCTCGCAGTTCTGGATGCCGACAACGGATTTCACCCACCCGAGTCTCGAAAACGTCAAGCTTGCCGTTGAATTTGTCGAAGAACACACCCACGTGGACGAAACGGTCTACATTCACTGCAAAGCAGGACGGGCTCGCAGCGCAACGGTTGCACTGTGTTGGCTGATGAAGTACCGCGGATTGTCGATCGAACAAGCCCAAGAAAAGCTGCTTCTAGCGCGCCCTCATATCAACCCACACTTGGGCGATCGTCCGGTCGTGAAGCAATTCGCTCAACAATTGGCACAAGAATCAAATGGACGGTGACGGGACCACGGGCGGCGGGATCTTGGGCGGCGGAGTCGACTCAACCGACACCGGGCCGGATCCTGCGACGATGGCGTTGCTTCGCTTGTCGATGCTTCCAGGGCTTGGTCCTCGCACGTTGACCGCACTACTGGAACGATTCGATACCGCAGAACAAGTTCTTTCTGCGGGTGAATCGGATTTGGCCATGGTCCATGGTGTGGGTGCGAAGCTGATCCACACGATCCGTACGGCATCACACCATGTGGACGTCGAGACGCTTGTGACGTGGTGTCACGAAAATGAAGTTACCATCGTTCGCCAGGGGCAAGCGGGATTTCCTCGTTCGCTCGAGCAGATGGTCGACACGCCACCGATTCTGTTCGTTCGGGGCGGGATGGTGCCTCAAGACACGTTAGCGATTTCCATTGTCGGCACACGCCACGGATCCGTGTATGGCCTCAAACAAGCGGAACGATTCGGGTATGCGTTAGCGAAGGCTGGCGTCACGGTGATCAGCGGCATGGCACGAGGGATCGATGCAGCGGCACATCAGGGAGCGCTCCACGCAGCAGGACGCACGATTGCGGTGCTGGGCAGTGGGCTTGGACAAATCTACCCACCCGAGCACAAAACACTTGCCGATTCGATCGCTTCGTCCGGAGCGGTGATCAGCGAGTATGGCCCCGATGCCAAGCCTCGTGCAGGGATGTTCCCACAGCGAAATCGGTTAATCGCCGCGATGGGGGTCGCAACGCTGGTGATTGAAGCGCCCGACCGCAGCGGGGCGTTGATCACCGCTCGATTGGCATGTGAAATGAATCGCGATGTTCTGGCGCTTCCTGGACCTGTCACCAGCCGAACGTCACGCGGGTGCAACCAGTTGATTCGCGACGGGGCTCGTTTGGTCCAGACCGTCGACGATGTCTTGGAGGAACTCGGTCCGATGTTCGAACCCGTGGAATCCGGGGACGGGCTCACCATTCGCAGCGGATCGGAATTGCGGCTGAACGAGCTTGAACGAGACGTGCTCAATGCGATCGACCAAACGAGTACCCCCATCGACCAGGTGATCGCCAAAACACAATTGCCCGCATACCGTGTGATCGCGACCATCAGCGTGCTGGAAATGCGGTCGTTGATTCGCCGGCTCAGCGGCCAATACGTGACCCGAATCTAATCGGCAATCCGCTCTACTGTCCAACCAGCTTTCGGAACGCGGCAGTCAGCTTTCGAGTGATTGGGCCTGGCGTTCCATCACCGATCGTGCGATCGTCGATCTTGACCGCAGGAATCACTTCCGCAGCACTTCCGGTCAAGAAGCATTCATCCGCGACGTAGACATCGTAGCGAGTGATCGCGATTTCACGAACCTCGATCTTTTCTTGTGCGGCAAGTTCCAGCACCACGTCACGCGTGATGCCTTCCAAAATTCCGGCGTCCACCGGGGGCGTGATCAGCACACCGTCTCGGACAAGGAACAGATTGTCGCCGGTGCATTCGGCAACCTCACCTTTGTGGTTCAGCATCAACGCTTCGACGCACCCCGCCTTCAAGCCCTCGATCTTCGCCATGATGTTGTTGAGGTAATTCAACGACTTGATCCGCGGACTGAGGGCGGCCGGGTGATTGCGAATCGTCGAAGCAGTCACCAACTCAAGCCCATCCTGATAGAACTCTTCCGGGTACAACTTGATCGTGTCCGCAATGATAATGATTTGCGGGTGGCTGCAGCGAAAGGGGTCAAGTCCTAGCGGTCCGGCCCCCCGCGTGACGACCAGGCGAATGTAGCCGTTTTCCAAATCGTTCTTGGCAACCGTTGCGTTAACATCCAGGATCATTTGGTCCATGGAGATTGGAATCGTTAAGGCGATCGCTTGAGCAGAGTCCCACAACCGTTTCAGGTGCTCACGTAACCGAAAGACCTTTCCTCCGTAGATTCGCATCCCTTCGAAGACGCCGTCGCCGTACAGCAAGCCGTGATCGAAAACGCTGACCTTCGCGTCATCGCGACCAAAGTACTCACCGTTGATATAGATTTGTTGACTCATCTTTGATCTTTCCAGCAATTCGGGTGGGTGGTCCATGCTCAGTCAATGTCTTGTGCCGTGACCGCCTGGACCACGTCAGCATCGAAATAGTTTATTGCCATTGCAGCGTCCACCACAATGGACTGGGCAGCAATTCCACTGCTTCGAGAGCTGAGCAGAAAAGCGGCGGTGTTGGCGACTTCATCGGTCGTCACGGCGCGGCGACGGGGGATCACTTTTTCGGCAAACAGGTACGAATCGACGTACCCGGGAATTCCCGCCGACGCACTCGTCTTCAATAATCCAGCGGACACGGAATTGAATCGCACCTCACTGAACCGGCTGAACGATTTTGTCAAAAACGCCAACGACGATTCAAGCGCGGCCTTGATGGGCGCCATGAATCCATAACTCTCACTTGCCATCCGCGTGGTGCTGATCCCGATCGTGACCACCGAAGCCTGCTCCGAAAAACGGTCTTTCAAGGCGTTACAAACGCTGATCAAGGAGTAGGCAGAAATGTCAACCGCTTGTAGGAATTGCCGGCGCGTCGTTTCATGAAACGGTCGAATGCCTTCGGGATAATCTGCGAACGCGATCGAGTGCACCAAACCGTCAAGCACAACCTGCTCCGCTGCAAGGTGTCGGGCAAGCGAGTCAATCTGAGCTTGGTCGGCAACATCACACACGATCACGGGCTGGTCTTTCAGCAGTTTTTCTAAGCTTTCCTTTCTCGCTTCACTCCGCACACTGTAGATCACCGCCGCTCCGGCTTGGCGAAGCACCAGTGCGATCCGATAGGCAACACTTTTCTTGTTGGCCACGCCCATCACCAAGATGGTCTTCCCGCGTAGACCCAAAAAATCATGGACCGGTTCGCTTGAATTCGCTGCGTTCATTCTGCGGTACCTGAATCAGCGACGTTGGAATCGGCGACGGCGGGATTTGCGATCGAGCAGGCGAAATCGAGGCGAGTGGCCAGCTTGCCGCCAACGGTCATCTTGCCGGTTAGGAAAAATGCATTGCTGACTCGGTCCTTTAAAACGGCATGAACTTCGACCGTTTCACCGGGCCTGACCATTCGTTTGAATTTGACGTTGTCCATTCGAGTCGCCACCGGCACCGCATGCTCATGCTCGCCGCCTAATGCGGAACCGGCCAACAGAATCGCTCCGGCCTGCAAACAGCATTCGCACTGGATCACACCAGGCACAAGGGGATGGCCCGGGAAGTGCCCTTGGACAAAAAACTCCTCTTCGCGGAACGTTTTTCGGCAAATGATTTCCGAGTCGGTTTGCGAAACAATCTCGTCCAATAGCCGCATGGGACTACGGTGCGGGATACTCTGTTCAATTTTCTCGACAGTCATCTTTGGGGCGCTCGCGGATTTCGACCTGTTTGGCCGGCATTCGACGCGAAAACGCGGTGTTTCGTCAACCCGGCAACCAACTCGACGATCGAGTACGAGAACGAGTACCGGCGGAACGCCTGAGGACGAGTAAGAACGGAAAGGCCATAACTTGCGATGTTTGAAAGTCAACGTGGCGCTGCCCAGCCAACGAGCACCTGGCGAGTTTGAGACTCGTCAGACGCCCCTCCATCAGACGCCCCTCAACCCGTGGACAAATTGTCCAGCGGAATGACCGCGAGCCCGAGATGGTTGTCGCTCGGCTTTCGTTTTCCTCTGTTTTCGCGACAAAAGATTGGCCCCGACCAATTTGAGACAAAAACATTTCAGCCCCCGCTTGGTCGCTGTTTTTTTGCTTTTTCTCGCGTCGATGCATAGCATGCTGTGCTGCCTCGATTGCATCTTTTGGTGTTTTTTTGCCCCGGCGCTGACACGATTTCGCCCCCGCCTGCGTCTAAGGGACGAAACGAACAGGTCACGATCTCTCTTCGTAGTACTTAGAAGTACCGTTCGCGGGGCCGTGCGCCATCACTGCGAGATGGAAGCTCCAGCCACGCACGTGAGCGGATTCGCCCAGACCCTCAGGGTGTGACCAGCGTCATCGGCACGGAGC contains:
- a CDS encoding DinB family protein; this translates as MQAKDAIRSAMNLSNLVYKSYLSDFEDAELMCRPGPGCNHMAWQTGHLIASEVSLLSTVFPKDAVELPQGFAEAHSKETAESDDPAAFLTKQEYMSLMETVREQTLAVLDRATDEELSAASPEAFRTWCPTVGDMFVLIGSHPLMHAGQIVPIRRQLGKPVLF
- a CDS encoding DUF819 family protein encodes the protein MIENDAVILGMLMGILGFVFWTSHHESRFWRSFYSVFPMLLLCYFLPSLLTLSGIVDPANSQLYFVATRFLLPASLVLLTLSIDLREIVKLGPKAIVMFLTGTIGVVLGGPMAILIVGTFAPEWVGGSDASAVWRGLSTVAGSWIGGGANQVAMKEIFKPSDELFSVMVAVDVIVAEVWMAFLLLGIGKSKWIDRMLKADASAVDRLTEKMEAFSRSTLRVTTTVDLFRILAFAFGVTAISHLLADSIAGWVTANAPTLDRFSLDSSFFWLILLATTGGVLLSFTRVRNLEGAGASRIGSVFIYFLVATIGLQMDIAAIFTRPELFAVGAVWMLLHVGLLFVVAWWIRAPYFFLAVGSKANIGGAASAPVVAAAFHPSLAPVGVLLAVVGYALGTYAAYLCALMMQVAAPS
- a CDS encoding class I SAM-dependent methyltransferase is translated as MNQPPKSASPPEWRRPVGVSSGTWDYVNERTIADHYDAFVADTPLCRLDQQIVAAEFPTRKSGQNASIIDLGCGSGRTALPLAARGYTVIGVDLSHRMLEILVTKAQQQSLIDRIHPVRANLVQIDGFADQSIDHAVCMFSTLGMIQGGSNRREMLRSLRRIVRPGGKFVLHVHNRWAALYEPGGIRAMVASRARLWFNSDHEFGDSVYAYRGLDKMFMHRFSRKELAADLRATGWQVRELLRVATDGSAIVNRRFGKVGGFIVIAQ
- the gap gene encoding type I glyceraldehyde-3-phosphate dehydrogenase, with the protein product MAIRVAINGFGRIGRMVFRSSVLRDDIEVVAINDLLDVDYQAYMLKYDSVHGRFKGDVSTKGGNLVVNGKEIRITAETDPAKLAWGDVGADIVVESTGFFLTQDSAKGHLDAGAKKVVMSAPPKDDTPMFVMGVNCESYAGQKFVSNASCTTNCLAPLAKVLNDNFGIKRGLMTTVHAATATQKTVDGPSKKDWRGGRGILENIIPSSTGAAKAVGKVIPELNGKLTGMAFRVPTSDVSVVDLTAELEKEASYEDICKAMKAASEGKMKGILGYTDESVVSTDFRGESRTSVFDSNAGIQLDKTFVKVVSWYDNEWGYSCKVLDLVAKIAD
- a CDS encoding LuxR C-terminal-related transcriptional regulator; amino-acid sequence: MVNLFDSIDWADIFRVEPGIGLAIISKEGNILYSNGAILALFGVPSRDPQTQSAPRNLGDIFHPDFARERMEWIKQVLEEGRPLRARHIYQGQQIVSTIYPVGESMVQKFRGTVEQPQAAGDEPATEVDSEHPPEGTAAVHYALFISRRDGQEDSSEINTVSSQYIDLGCLSSLSKRELEIFILLGHGNSVPEVARMLHRSPRTVERHKTEIGRKLGYSSLAEIARAVGHVGLTYDHLQLERLKALADPESN
- a CDS encoding TIGR01777 family oxidoreductase, whose translation is MAGSQHYRASTQLGVSKQQAFAYHERPGALQRLTPPWESVSVEKGSAGLDVGSRVVLKMRLLGVPLRWVAEHTLYDPPNRFDDTQRSGPFASWSHSHQFDADGGNDSKSVLTDSIHYRLPGGQLGRWFGGGFALKKIESMFAYRHRITRDDLELFSAYSSEAMRVAISGSHGLVGSQLLGLLSLFGHETQRIVRSSPSEDRIAAWQSDQQASRLNGVDAVVHLAGASIASRRWSDVVKREIRESRVLKTRQLCESLARLPKKPRVLVCASATGVYGDRQDQVLDEHSAHGEGFLADVADQWERACRPAVDAGIRVVHARFGLILSRQGGALAKMLLPAKLAGGSLGSGHQWWSWIAMDDVLGGIYHAIQTDSLSGPVNFVSPTPVQNRDFAKVLGSVMHRPALLPAPAFGLRIALGEMADALLLASTRVVPVKLQQSGYRFRFNDLAETLRYSLGKDRLKSSPA